The Opitutaceae bacterium genome has a window encoding:
- a CDS encoding DUF455 family protein yields MELREFAEQVLFSTDLEQKLLIPRSVTDDRPGSALAVPAMPGRPKELVFKARGEGRDSFPGLNRLEKESERGRLLHFFANHELLATELMALVLLRFPDAPAAFRQGVFETLKDEQRHTRLYLKRMKTCGVTFGELPVSGYFWNSIATMENPVDYVAGLCLTFEQANLDFCRHYAEGFLTVGDTVTGRLLDRIYRDEIGHVAYGLKWFRRWKNPDESDWEAFCRHLKFPLSPQRAKGIGFNVEGRRDAGLDPDFITRLEVFARSKGRTPTVTIFNPLEEGLLARPDSVSTSNSRQHLVHDLETLPQYLCRQDDIVLVREQPSIAFLRTIKRAGFALPEFIEGDGRPESLERTLADRKLGGFRPWAWGPHSRRLFEPLSGLIGKKARTPAESFHEGITEMYSKSWSAGFLRSILAQTEPVPWLCPVEAVGTTVSSIAQAMSAIAEIRHRGHHRIVIKEAFGLAGRNAVRLWEPALTEAQTRWMGDAFRAGLSLVIEPWLERVIDFSIQMEAETDGLRLCGHTGLITDHRGHFRGNWAHPRHHRRLPPEVTRAIRDQVGNPDRIHELFETIRRRLESEVKRHGYEGPIGIDAFLYRAADGGIRLKPVVEINPRHTMGRLTVELMRQVAPGRSGCFRLFSLAEMRKTGFSTFPQFACSLEERFPLTTEGEPKRKILGGALCLNDPARARNRLAVFSVVRDRTELGILFPGLF; encoded by the coding sequence ATGGAACTGCGTGAGTTCGCCGAGCAAGTTCTCTTCTCCACCGACCTGGAGCAGAAGCTCCTCATTCCCCGATCTGTCACGGACGACCGCCCCGGAAGCGCTCTGGCCGTTCCCGCCATGCCCGGCCGGCCCAAGGAACTGGTCTTCAAGGCCCGGGGAGAAGGACGGGATAGCTTCCCCGGATTGAACCGGTTGGAAAAGGAATCGGAACGCGGACGGCTCCTTCACTTCTTCGCCAACCACGAGTTGCTGGCCACCGAGTTGATGGCCCTCGTCCTGCTCCGATTTCCCGATGCGCCCGCCGCCTTTCGCCAGGGAGTTTTCGAGACCCTGAAGGACGAGCAGAGGCACACCCGGCTCTATCTTAAGCGGATGAAGACCTGCGGCGTCACCTTCGGCGAATTGCCGGTCAGCGGCTATTTCTGGAACTCGATAGCGACGATGGAAAACCCGGTCGACTACGTGGCCGGACTCTGCCTGACCTTCGAACAGGCCAATCTCGATTTCTGCCGCCACTATGCCGAAGGATTCCTGACGGTCGGCGACACCGTCACCGGCCGACTGCTCGACCGGATCTACCGCGATGAGATCGGCCATGTCGCCTACGGCCTGAAATGGTTCCGCCGCTGGAAAAATCCCGATGAGAGCGATTGGGAGGCGTTCTGCCGCCACCTCAAATTCCCACTCTCCCCGCAGCGGGCCAAGGGGATCGGATTCAATGTTGAGGGCCGGCGCGATGCGGGTCTCGACCCCGATTTCATCACCCGCCTCGAAGTCTTCGCCCGCTCAAAAGGGCGGACTCCGACAGTGACAATCTTCAATCCGCTCGAAGAAGGCCTCCTCGCCCGACCCGACAGCGTCTCGACCTCGAATTCCCGACAGCATCTGGTTCACGATCTCGAAACCCTGCCGCAGTACCTCTGCCGGCAGGACGATATCGTCCTGGTCAGGGAGCAACCCTCCATTGCCTTTCTCCGCACGATCAAGCGGGCCGGTTTTGCCCTCCCGGAATTCATTGAGGGCGACGGACGTCCGGAATCGCTCGAACGGACCCTGGCCGATCGCAAACTGGGCGGATTCCGCCCCTGGGCCTGGGGCCCGCACAGTCGCCGTCTTTTCGAACCCCTCTCCGGTCTGATCGGAAAGAAAGCCCGGACCCCGGCGGAATCCTTTCACGAAGGCATCACGGAGATGTATTCGAAATCCTGGAGTGCCGGCTTCCTCCGGTCGATCCTCGCTCAAACGGAGCCCGTTCCCTGGCTCTGTCCCGTCGAGGCGGTCGGGACGACTGTTTCCTCAATCGCGCAGGCCATGTCGGCGATCGCGGAAATCCGGCACCGCGGGCATCACCGGATTGTGATCAAGGAAGCCTTCGGCCTGGCCGGACGGAATGCCGTCCGCCTCTGGGAGCCGGCTCTGACCGAAGCGCAGACCCGATGGATGGGAGACGCCTTCCGGGCCGGGCTGTCCCTGGTCATCGAGCCGTGGCTTGAACGCGTCATTGATTTCTCAATACAAATGGAGGCGGAGACCGACGGACTCCGGCTCTGCGGGCATACCGGCCTGATCACTGATCATCGGGGCCATTTCCGGGGCAACTGGGCCCACCCCAGGCACCACCGCCGCCTCCCTCCGGAAGTGACCCGGGCGATTCGTGACCAGGTCGGCAACCCCGATCGGATCCACGAGCTCTTTGAGACCATTCGTCGCCGACTCGAATCCGAGGTCAAGCGACACGGCTACGAAGGTCCCATCGGGATCGACGCCTTTCTCTACCGCGCAGCGGACGGCGGAATTCGTCTCAAACCGGTCGTCGAAATCAATCCCCGGCATACCATGGGGCGGCTCACGGTGGAGTTGATGCGGCAAGTGGCCCCGGGTCGCAGCGGCTGCTTCCGGCTTTTCAGCCTGGCCGAGATGAGGAAAACCGGTTTTTCAACCTTCCCGCAGTTTGCTTGTTCGCTCGAAGAGCGGTTCCCACTGACCACGGAAGGGGAACCCAAACGGAAAATCCTGGGCGGCGCCCTCTGCCTGAATGACCCGGCGAGAGCCCGAAACCGACTGGCGGTCTTTTCCGTCGTCCGTGACCGCACGGAACTCGGGATCCTTTTCCCGGGCCTCTTCTAG
- a CDS encoding DUF2868 domain-containing protein, with translation MSAAQASRPSLADVATASAILDRDEERPADEVAQRDRRIGLHMPLAASRLEATLGWVEAVCREDAALRRLHQQVDQGMAWCGTIITGLGLFLGWSAAFGVFFFDGSGRVNTIGILGVLVLLPALFLLPFLVAALPASVTTRIPGGAAAAALSRGLSPGRLAAGIVRFLPTGFRQTWEQVSGRAHRQQTLFSAIHKWTLLRWSQLFALGFQVAALSAALSLILFTDLAFGWSTTLTSGDPVADAATVHRLTSTLATPWAWAFESADPSIGLILDSRYFRAAEAVLNPEEAARLGAWWPFMVLTLLVYGLLPRVFTYTIARARLSTACRLTLTSLPGLSPVIHRMHQAHVQTTSDDPETGRSGLSSPAPTLSTANRPETFGALINWSAVPVDARMLERAFGPIAVHAAGGSSPTAQDRRLGAILADQLGHATGLGLLVKAWEPPLMEWVDFLKDLRAALPARTPIVVLPIGVDSETRLTGGTPEQLAIWMAKIRAVGDPWLSLGTVPEVTVS, from the coding sequence ATGTCCGCCGCCCAAGCCTCCCGTCCCTCCCTCGCTGATGTCGCGACGGCTTCCGCCATCCTCGACCGGGATGAGGAGCGACCGGCGGATGAGGTGGCCCAACGGGACCGCCGGATCGGACTGCACATGCCCCTTGCGGCAAGCCGCCTGGAAGCCACTCTGGGCTGGGTTGAAGCGGTTTGCCGGGAGGATGCCGCCCTGCGCCGGCTGCATCAGCAGGTGGACCAGGGTATGGCCTGGTGCGGCACCATCATCACCGGGCTCGGGCTGTTCCTCGGCTGGAGCGCTGCCTTCGGGGTCTTCTTTTTCGATGGTTCCGGCAGGGTCAACACGATCGGGATACTCGGCGTTCTTGTCCTCCTCCCGGCCCTCTTTCTCCTGCCCTTCCTCGTCGCGGCCCTCCCCGCCAGCGTGACAACCCGCATTCCGGGTGGCGCCGCCGCCGCCGCCTTGTCCCGGGGGCTCAGTCCGGGTCGGCTCGCCGCAGGGATCGTCCGATTCCTGCCGACCGGGTTCCGGCAGACCTGGGAGCAGGTCAGCGGCCGGGCCCACCGCCAGCAGACACTTTTCAGCGCTATCCATAAATGGACCCTTCTGCGCTGGTCCCAGCTCTTTGCGCTGGGATTCCAGGTGGCTGCCCTCAGCGCCGCGCTCAGCCTGATACTCTTCACTGATCTGGCTTTTGGCTGGAGCACCACCCTGACATCGGGCGACCCGGTCGCGGACGCCGCCACGGTGCACCGGCTCACCTCAACACTGGCAACGCCGTGGGCCTGGGCCTTTGAGTCGGCCGATCCCTCAATCGGCCTTATCCTCGACTCCCGCTACTTCAGGGCGGCCGAGGCGGTCCTGAATCCCGAAGAGGCCGCCCGACTCGGGGCCTGGTGGCCGTTCATGGTCCTGACCCTGCTGGTCTACGGCCTACTTCCGAGGGTTTTCACCTACACGATCGCACGGGCCCGGCTGAGCACTGCGTGTCGGCTCACACTGACCTCCCTTCCCGGCCTGTCGCCGGTGATCCACCGCATGCACCAGGCTCACGTCCAGACCACTTCGGACGATCCCGAGACCGGGAGGTCCGGACTGTCCTCTCCTGCGCCCACCCTTTCAACGGCGAACCGGCCGGAAACCTTCGGCGCCCTGATCAATTGGAGCGCGGTTCCGGTCGATGCCCGGATGCTTGAGCGGGCGTTCGGACCCATCGCGGTTCATGCCGCCGGAGGTTCGTCTCCAACCGCCCAGGACCGGCGCCTCGGCGCAATCCTCGCCGATCAACTCGGCCACGCGACCGGTCTCGGTCTTCTGGTCAAAGCCTGGGAGCCGCCCCTGATGGAATGGGTCGACTTCCTGAAAGACCTCCGCGCCGCCCTGCCCGCCCGGACCCCGATCGTGGTCCTGCCGATCGGGGTGGATTCGGAGACCCGCCTGACGGGCGGCACCCCGGAGCAGCTCGCCATCTGGATGGCGAAGATCCGCGCGGTTGGTGACCCCTGGTTGAGCCTCGGTACCGTCCCGGAGGTAACCGTATCATGA
- a CDS encoding GTPase/DUF3482 domain-containing protein, producing the protein MNTPVFAVVGHPNKGKSSLVATLARDPSVAIGAEPGTTVRTRRFPMRVAGETLYELADTPGFQRARAALEWMKRHEDGTASRPAVVERFVREHAGHEYFRDEYELLKPIAEGAGIIYVVDGAAPYGPEYDAEMEILRWTGQPSMAVINPIGTPRFVDAWTNALGQFFRVVRVLDVMRAPFDQQIEVLRAFGQLKESWREPLERAVQALIADRDRQLQDSARVMAEMIASALSHQEIRDIAKNDDPTRYTAELEENYRAHLRRIERRARAEVESIYGHPGIERSEAEMQLLETDLLSKESWLAFGLTRRDLVTVGAIGGALLGGMADAALLGASFLTGSVVGGLIGGTLGYLSSDKLAEIKILHQPLGGRRLRCGPTRNLQFPFVLLNRARLHHAVVAGRTHAQRGILEVDTKDAAAGGLLPMLSESEKRGLAGSFDALRRSEAGTEKRRAALDRLSAAVAQLLAVNQPRKSGH; encoded by the coding sequence ATGAATACACCGGTCTTTGCGGTGGTCGGTCACCCGAACAAGGGAAAGTCCAGCCTGGTCGCCACCCTGGCCCGCGACCCGAGTGTGGCCATCGGGGCCGAACCGGGCACGACCGTCCGGACACGCCGTTTCCCCATGCGGGTAGCCGGGGAAACCCTCTACGAACTGGCCGACACGCCGGGATTCCAAAGGGCGCGGGCGGCCCTGGAGTGGATGAAACGGCATGAGGACGGCACCGCTTCCCGCCCCGCCGTGGTCGAGCGCTTTGTTCGCGAACATGCCGGTCACGAGTATTTTCGTGATGAATACGAACTGCTCAAACCCATCGCAGAGGGAGCCGGGATCATCTATGTGGTCGACGGAGCCGCCCCCTACGGACCGGAGTACGACGCCGAGATGGAGATCCTTCGCTGGACCGGTCAGCCGAGCATGGCCGTGATCAACCCGATCGGGACTCCACGCTTTGTCGACGCATGGACGAATGCCCTTGGCCAGTTCTTTCGGGTGGTGCGGGTGCTTGACGTGATGCGGGCGCCCTTCGATCAGCAGATCGAGGTACTCCGGGCTTTCGGGCAACTGAAGGAATCCTGGCGGGAGCCGCTGGAACGCGCGGTCCAGGCCCTGATCGCCGACCGTGACCGGCAGCTCCAGGACTCGGCCCGGGTCATGGCCGAAATGATCGCATCCGCCCTCAGTCATCAGGAGATCCGGGACATCGCCAAGAACGACGATCCGACCCGCTACACGGCAGAACTCGAGGAAAATTACCGGGCCCATCTTCGGCGGATAGAACGACGGGCTCGGGCCGAGGTTGAGTCGATCTACGGGCATCCCGGGATCGAACGCAGCGAGGCCGAAATGCAGCTTCTCGAGACCGATCTGCTCTCAAAGGAAAGCTGGCTCGCCTTCGGATTGACCAGGCGGGACCTGGTCACGGTCGGAGCGATCGGGGGAGCCCTCCTCGGCGGTATGGCCGATGCCGCCCTCCTCGGCGCCTCCTTTCTCACCGGTTCGGTGGTGGGGGGCCTGATCGGCGGAACGCTCGGCTATCTCTCGTCCGACAAACTGGCCGAGATCAAAATCCTTCACCAACCCCTCGGCGGCCGTCGATTGCGCTGCGGTCCGACCCGCAACCTCCAATTCCCGTTTGTCCTCCTCAACCGGGCGCGGCTCCATCATGCCGTCGTGGCCGGGCGGACCCATGCCCAACGGGGCATCCTTGAAGTCGATACGAAGGATGCCGCAGCCGGAGGGCTTCTCCCGATGCTGTCCGAAAGCGAGAAGCGCGGACTGGCCGGATCTTTTGACGCGCTCCGGCGCAGCGAAGCGGGAACCGAAAAGCGGAGGGCCGCCCTCGATCGTCTATCCGCCGCCGTCGCGCAGCTCCTCGCCGTCAACCAACCGCGGAAATCCGGGCACTGA
- a CDS encoding SlyX family protein: MNTEERITRLEEAFTHLQEHVGQQDKVILELRESLDRMRREWDTLRRSARSETGQESPPFDERPPHY, from the coding sequence ATGAACACCGAAGAACGGATCACCCGTCTTGAGGAAGCCTTCACCCATCTGCAGGAGCATGTGGGCCAGCAGGACAAGGTCATTCTCGAACTGCGGGAATCCCTCGATCGGATGCGCCGGGAATGGGACACCCTCCGGCGGTCGGCACGTAGTGAGACCGGCCAGGAATCGCCTCCCTTCGATGAGCGTCCACCGCACTACTGA
- a CDS encoding phytanoyl-CoA dioxygenase family protein produces MSSNGRLLDLAEDALGGLQDSSPILDDTAALRQRMTCDNYLYIRGFWTLDEVVEGRRLMIERIADRGWLDPSRPPESLWVRPGLDTAPINASSRIHGDLAKDNPGLKRFLFSGRLREFWERFLGGPMLHFDNVNTRVTAPGQATFPHCDSVYMGRGTRNRFTAWVPYVDVPVERGGLMILENSHLSMPIQERYANRDVDEYCENRPNAAAYARADRQWTGQLARDAHTLRQKIGGRWLTADFQAGDLLVFTLFLVHASLDNRSQQLRLSSDSRYQLASDPVDERHMGPNPAMHGPRAKRGRIC; encoded by the coding sequence TTGAGCAGCAATGGACGTCTTCTCGACCTCGCTGAAGACGCATTGGGTGGTCTGCAGGACTCGAGCCCGATTCTCGATGACACCGCGGCATTGCGGCAGAGGATGACCTGCGACAACTACCTCTACATCCGGGGGTTCTGGACCCTCGATGAGGTGGTTGAAGGGCGCAGGCTGATGATCGAACGCATCGCGGATCGGGGTTGGCTCGATCCCTCACGGCCGCCGGAGTCGCTCTGGGTGCGGCCGGGACTGGATACGGCTCCGATCAACGCTTCGTCCCGGATTCATGGGGACCTTGCGAAGGACAACCCCGGGCTGAAACGCTTTCTTTTTTCGGGTCGTCTCCGGGAGTTCTGGGAAAGGTTTCTCGGTGGACCCATGCTTCACTTCGACAATGTGAACACACGGGTGACTGCTCCGGGTCAGGCCACCTTTCCCCATTGCGATTCAGTGTATATGGGACGCGGCACCCGGAATCGTTTTACCGCCTGGGTCCCTTACGTCGACGTGCCGGTGGAAAGGGGCGGGTTGATGATTCTAGAAAATTCCCATCTTTCGATGCCGATCCAGGAGCGCTATGCGAACCGGGATGTCGATGAATACTGTGAGAACCGGCCCAATGCTGCGGCCTATGCGCGGGCGGATAGGCAATGGACCGGTCAACTGGCGCGGGATGCCCATACCCTGAGGCAGAAGATCGGTGGCCGATGGCTGACCGCTGACTTTCAGGCGGGGGATCTTCTCGTCTTCACCCTCTTCCTTGTCCATGCCTCGCTGGACAATCGTTCGCAGCAGTTGCGCCTGTCATCCGATTCCCGATACCAGCTCGCCTCGGATCCGGTTGATGAGCGGCATATGGGGCCGAACCCCGCCATGCACGGACCGCGGGCCAAGCGGGGGAGGATCTGCTGA
- a CDS encoding 6-phosphofructokinase yields MTELVGNCLIGQSGGPTAVINASMAGAITEALNHECIEEIYGCLNGVLGILNEEFIDLADESQQTIRALRYTPGAALGTCRYKVRNEQDYERILEVFKAHNIRYFFYAGGNDSQDTAARVAELAIEQGYELRVIGIPKTIDNDLPIIDHCPGYGSVIKFISTTVQEMACDHEAMGQHDLVSILEVMGRSAGWIAAGASLAKRRDHPHDPPHIILLPEVLFSPEKFLEDVQRVLKREKYCMVVVGEGLIDTDGNYITTSSVATDAFGHVQLGGVGDYLRGLVEANLGIKARSAKPGISQRVAAHCASKTDMDEAYLAGQAAVIAAVGGESGKMVTLLRGDADQYVCETGLADLHEVANGVKKLPAEWVNEDGISMNFQYHRYALPLIQGEVEIPYVHGAPQFARLQKRRVDKVLSSYAM; encoded by the coding sequence ATGACTGAACTAGTAGGCAATTGTCTGATCGGACAGTCGGGTGGCCCGACCGCGGTCATCAACGCGAGTATGGCCGGTGCGATCACCGAGGCCCTGAATCATGAGTGTATCGAGGAGATCTACGGTTGTCTCAACGGTGTGCTGGGTATTCTGAACGAGGAGTTCATCGATCTGGCCGATGAATCGCAACAGACCATCCGGGCGCTCCGTTACACTCCGGGGGCGGCCTTGGGCACCTGTCGCTACAAGGTGCGCAACGAGCAGGACTACGAGCGCATACTCGAGGTCTTCAAGGCGCATAATATCCGCTATTTCTTCTACGCCGGCGGCAACGATTCCCAGGATACGGCCGCCCGTGTGGCTGAGCTCGCCATTGAGCAGGGCTACGAGCTGCGGGTCATCGGCATCCCGAAGACGATCGACAATGACCTGCCGATCATCGACCACTGCCCGGGCTATGGCAGTGTGATCAAGTTCATCAGCACGACCGTCCAGGAAATGGCCTGCGACCATGAGGCCATGGGCCAGCATGACCTCGTCTCCATTCTTGAGGTGATGGGACGCAGCGCTGGTTGGATCGCGGCGGGGGCCTCCCTCGCGAAGCGCCGCGACCATCCGCACGATCCCCCGCACATCATCCTTCTGCCTGAAGTCCTCTTCTCACCCGAGAAATTCCTCGAGGATGTCCAACGGGTCCTCAAAAGGGAAAAGTACTGCATGGTTGTGGTGGGTGAAGGCCTGATTGACACGGACGGCAATTATATCACCACCTCGTCGGTCGCCACCGATGCGTTCGGACACGTTCAGCTGGGCGGAGTCGGGGATTATCTGCGGGGCCTGGTCGAAGCCAATCTCGGGATCAAGGCCCGGTCGGCCAAGCCGGGCATCAGCCAGCGGGTGGCCGCGCACTGTGCCTCGAAGACGGACATGGATGAGGCTTATCTGGCGGGTCAGGCGGCGGTTATTGCCGCGGTCGGCGGAGAATCCGGCAAAATGGTGACGCTCCTGCGGGGCGACGCGGACCAATACGTCTGCGAGACGGGTCTGGCGGATTTGCATGAAGTGGCCAACGGGGTGAAGAAACTGCCGGCCGAGTGGGTCAATGAGGACGGTATCAGCATGAATTTCCAGTATCATCGCTACGCTCTTCCTTTGATCCAGGGCGAGGTTGAGATCCCCTATGTGCATGGCGCACCGCAGTTTGCCCGCCTGCAGAAACGGCGGGTCGATAAGGTGCTCTCCTCCTACGCAATGTAG
- a CDS encoding glycine--tRNA ligase, with product MAKAEQTGNLMETLVALCKRRGIIFQSSEIYSGINGFFDYGPLGVELRRNIKDAWWKDFVHRRDDIVGLDSSIIHHPTTWKASGHIDNFTDPLVDCKVSKQRYRADQLFFAPVMVDGTMIGCVSAMENETTGEDLQKAAETLKRKKGVQGTLEPVRPRDMTEATEEEIALIPSPATGEPGSLTPPRSFNMMFQTHVGALRDESSIAYLRPETAQGIFINYKNIVDTGRVKLPFGIAQIGKAFRNEINPRNFIFRSREFEQMEIEYFIAPDADWQQIHREWIDRSREWFTSIGIDESLLSEYEHPKEKLSHYSKGTIDIMFKFPFGEQELQGIAARGDYDLTQHQQTSGKSMEYFDEVTKSRFIPHVIEPSVGVDRILLAVLCAGYREEEVEGDKRVVLGLSPRIAPVKVAVLPLVKNKPELVTMARALYRKLQRRYAVFFDESGAVGRRYRRQDEIGTPWCATVDFESLETGTFTVRERDSMAQVRMTENEFLAMLDEKID from the coding sequence ATGGCCAAGGCCGAACAAACGGGAAACCTCATGGAAACCCTCGTCGCTCTCTGCAAGCGCCGGGGCATTATCTTTCAATCGTCGGAGATCTACTCCGGGATCAACGGATTCTTTGACTACGGCCCCCTCGGCGTCGAGTTGCGGCGCAATATCAAGGACGCCTGGTGGAAGGACTTCGTCCACCGCCGCGACGACATAGTCGGTCTTGACTCCAGTATCATCCACCACCCGACCACCTGGAAGGCGTCGGGCCATATCGACAATTTCACCGATCCGCTGGTCGACTGCAAGGTGTCGAAACAGCGCTACCGGGCCGACCAGCTCTTCTTCGCCCCGGTCATGGTCGATGGCACGATGATCGGTTGCGTCTCTGCAATGGAGAACGAAACCACCGGGGAGGATCTCCAGAAGGCGGCCGAAACCCTGAAAAGGAAGAAGGGCGTCCAAGGCACACTCGAGCCGGTCCGCCCCCGGGACATGACCGAGGCGACCGAGGAGGAGATCGCCCTCATCCCATCGCCGGCAACCGGGGAACCCGGCAGCCTGACGCCGCCAAGGTCATTCAACATGATGTTCCAGACCCATGTCGGGGCCTTGCGCGATGAATCCTCGATCGCCTACCTACGTCCCGAGACAGCCCAGGGGATCTTCATCAACTACAAGAACATCGTCGACACCGGTCGAGTGAAGCTCCCATTCGGCATCGCTCAGATCGGCAAGGCTTTTCGCAACGAAATCAATCCGCGGAACTTCATTTTCCGATCGCGGGAATTCGAGCAGATGGAGATCGAGTATTTCATCGCTCCGGATGCTGACTGGCAACAGATCCACCGCGAGTGGATCGACCGCAGCCGGGAATGGTTCACCAGCATCGGCATCGATGAATCCCTGCTCAGCGAATATGAGCATCCAAAGGAAAAACTCTCCCATTATTCAAAGGGCACGATCGACATCATGTTCAAGTTCCCCTTCGGCGAGCAGGAGCTTCAGGGGATCGCCGCCCGCGGCGACTACGACCTCACGCAGCATCAGCAGACCAGCGGAAAATCGATGGAGTATTTCGACGAGGTGACCAAGAGCCGGTTCATTCCGCATGTCATCGAGCCGAGCGTAGGCGTCGACCGCATCCTGCTCGCCGTCCTCTGCGCCGGCTACCGGGAAGAGGAGGTCGAAGGAGACAAACGGGTTGTTCTCGGACTAAGCCCGCGGATTGCTCCGGTCAAAGTGGCGGTTCTGCCCCTCGTCAAAAACAAGCCCGAACTGGTCACCATGGCCCGCGCCCTCTACCGGAAACTCCAGCGCCGTTACGCCGTCTTCTTCGACGAATCCGGTGCGGTCGGCCGCCGCTACCGGCGCCAGGATGAGATCGGTACCCCCTGGTGCGCTACGGTCGACTTCGAGAGTCTTGAAACCGGCACCTTCACCGTCCGTGAACGCGACTCGATGGCACAGGTGCGAATGACCGAGAACGAGTTTCTTGCGATGCTCGACGAAAAGATCGACTGA
- a CDS encoding GNAT family protein codes for MTKSLLPLGQFETRHLRARKPRLSDAAIVFGAYATDPEVTRFLTWKPYKELLPLERFFHHTIQEWEKGKSFAYMLCLKEADEPIGSIHLRIEGFKAHFGYALAKAHWGKGLMTEALSFLVDWALAQPGIYRATAFCDTENPGSARVMEKAGMMFEGVTKRGHIAPTIGPEPRDCLVYAKVR; via the coding sequence ATGACGAAATCACTTCTGCCCCTTGGTCAGTTCGAGACACGCCATCTCCGGGCCCGCAAGCCGCGGCTTTCTGATGCGGCCATCGTTTTTGGGGCCTATGCGACTGACCCGGAAGTGACGCGTTTCCTTACCTGGAAACCCTACAAGGAGCTGCTTCCCCTGGAGCGTTTCTTCCACCACACCATCCAGGAATGGGAGAAAGGAAAGAGCTTTGCCTATATGCTTTGCCTCAAGGAGGCCGACGAGCCGATCGGCTCGATCCACCTGAGGATCGAGGGTTTCAAGGCCCATTTCGGTTACGCCCTGGCCAAAGCCCACTGGGGCAAAGGCCTGATGACCGAGGCACTCTCCTTTCTCGTCGACTGGGCCCTCGCCCAGCCCGGCATCTACCGGGCCACCGCTTTCTGTGACACGGAGAACCCGGGGTCGGCCCGGGTCATGGAAAAAGCCGGCATGATGTTCGAAGGGGTGACCAAGCGTGGCCATATCGCCCCGACCATTGGACCCGAACCCCGCGATTGCCTGGTCTACGCCAAGGTGCGTTGA